The Plasmodium cynomolgi strain B DNA, scaffold: 0051, whole genome shotgun sequence genomic interval AATATTCCCAAAACTAAGAAAGCAAACAATATAGTCATGTAAAAAGGATCACATGTTAATCCTCTGCATCCTATCTTTCGACTTCTAAGTATGACACTCCGATCAATAATTAATGATTGTACTAAACTTTCTGGATATTGAGGTAGGAATTCACCACCGCAGTTAAATTCCTTAAGTAATTTATAAGGATTTAAATCTTtatcacatttaaaaaagtttgcaCAATGATCCCAATGATGaccaaagaaaaaatacgtgCAGCATTCACTTAAATAATCTTTATACAGGGACGCAATCGCAGAAACGTATTCACAGTATTTCTTATCTTCAAGTTTATCCTTAGTTTTGTCTTTAAGAtgatcaaaatttttaaaataatcatgcatatatttctcatttttccattcattgAAATTGCCATCAAAATAAAGTAACAAGGTTCATTCTTTACATCATCTGTGCAGTTTATGCCCCAAATTACTTTCTGTAGTATAAATTTATCACAATCTGTAAGACTATTCTTTACATTTGAATTAGTAttagaaaaagaatttgtATCAgaatttttccataattgCTCAAATGCCCAATAATTATAATAGGAACAACGATcacgtatattttttcatctttcaGAATAgtagataattttattgataTCTTGCATATATTGTTACAAGGTTTTCTATATTTATCAGTTAGTAAAACTTTATTTATGCCTTTAGTACAATCATCTGTGCAATTACCACTACAATTATTTGTAACATCCTTTTTACACCAGTTTTTAGCATCTTTACCATTATAAGAACAATCTTCACAGCATATACCGTTACAGTAATTATCACTGTCGGTGCTGTTCCTTAATTCATTATTcatctttttatatttcttgcATGAAGGTAACTCATTAGAATATACTTCCtgaaaaataggaaaaatatattgattGTAAATGTCTAATTATTTCTCCATTCGCGAAATAATTTGTTGCGTTCAACGAAATATGCAAGGTCTGATAATAATTGttgcaaaacaaaattttaatgaaaaaccTTTACCTACTTTATcacataatttttctaaGTAACTCATTGTATCTTTAGACATGCtaagcaaataaaattatgtaataTGATAGTGCGTTAATAttctaaaaaagaaaactaaTCCCATAATGTAGTgacaaattaaataataatttgatcgtaatttttatgtgtat includes:
- a CDS encoding hypothetical protein (putative), with the translated sequence MHDYFKNFDHLKDKTKDKLEDKKYCEYVSAIASLYKDYLSECCTYFFFGHHWDHCANFFKCDKDLNPYKLLKEFNCGGEFLPQYPESLVQSLIIDRSVILRSRKIGCRGLTCDPFYMTILFAFLVLGIFYLSFFLYKFTPLGSMVNRKERKKQEMNRYFEEKDEHKPPPKKLQQGQANASKKRIKIAYNPT